One genomic region from Halorussus rarus encodes:
- a CDS encoding arylsulfotransferase family protein, producing the protein MHDTSRRWLAAALALACCLSMATPLVAASNGTNASGTAQNATDAGAAQNATPNPCAGTITAPANGTTVISVQGFRFGEQGGKRPAKLVGVGPRGQVEWVHQNGERYDVVWGYDVDPMDNGNLFITATVKGHQTLVYEFDPETQERVWSKTFDEADTHDADLINNGTEILVANMRNYNESADRNDDRLFVYNRTTDEITWEWRFADHYDPGNLEENYTDDWTHVNDVDKIGEGLYLASPRNFDQAVVVNRSTNEIVMKLGEDGKTDILNEQHNPDYLESENGTPTLLVGDSENDRIVEYANPDGDLTDGTGWNRTWTLTGDLAWPRDADRLPSGNTLVSDSSNHRVLEVTPEGEVVWEFYAPWLVYDAARLPAGEHGGPTMTDLNATGTHEVHGDADIHQNATRLEACHELLANVSGLADGGATAGETTDGASAGETTERAMEDGTTESDAGETDDEQAEPAGAHTEVPGFGPLEGVAGLLGSLALLFVGIGVSRRR; encoded by the coding sequence ATGCACGACACCTCCCGGCGGTGGCTGGCCGCCGCGCTGGCGCTGGCGTGTTGCCTCTCGATGGCGACGCCGCTGGTCGCCGCGTCGAACGGGACGAACGCGAGTGGAACCGCACAGAACGCGACCGACGCAGGAGCCGCCCAGAACGCGACTCCGAACCCCTGCGCGGGGACGATAACCGCACCCGCGAACGGGACGACGGTCATCAGCGTCCAGGGGTTCCGGTTCGGCGAGCAGGGCGGCAAGCGCCCCGCGAAACTCGTCGGGGTCGGCCCGCGCGGCCAGGTCGAGTGGGTCCACCAGAACGGCGAGCGGTACGACGTGGTGTGGGGCTACGACGTCGACCCGATGGACAACGGGAACCTCTTCATCACCGCCACGGTGAAGGGCCACCAGACGCTCGTCTACGAGTTCGACCCCGAGACCCAGGAGCGCGTCTGGTCGAAGACCTTCGACGAGGCCGACACCCACGACGCCGACCTCATCAACAACGGCACGGAGATTCTGGTCGCGAACATGCGCAACTACAACGAGTCGGCCGACCGCAACGACGACCGCCTCTTCGTCTACAACCGGACGACCGACGAAATCACGTGGGAGTGGCGGTTCGCCGACCACTACGACCCCGGGAACCTCGAGGAGAACTACACCGACGACTGGACCCACGTCAACGACGTCGACAAGATCGGCGAGGGGCTCTACCTGGCGTCGCCTCGCAACTTCGACCAGGCCGTCGTGGTGAACCGCTCGACGAACGAGATCGTCATGAAGCTCGGCGAGGACGGGAAGACGGACATCCTCAACGAGCAGCACAACCCCGACTACCTCGAGAGCGAGAACGGCACGCCCACCCTGCTGGTCGGCGACAGCGAGAACGACCGCATCGTCGAGTACGCGAACCCCGACGGCGACCTCACGGACGGCACTGGCTGGAACCGGACCTGGACGCTGACCGGCGACCTCGCGTGGCCGCGGGACGCAGACCGCCTCCCGAGCGGCAACACCCTGGTCTCCGACTCCAGCAACCACCGCGTGCTGGAGGTCACGCCCGAGGGCGAGGTCGTCTGGGAGTTCTACGCGCCGTGGCTGGTGTACGACGCGGCCCGGCTCCCGGCGGGCGAACACGGCGGCCCGACCATGACCGACCTGAACGCCACCGGGACCCACGAGGTCCACGGTGACGCCGACATCCACCAGAACGCGACGCGGCTGGAGGCGTGCCACGAGCTGCTGGCGAACGTGAGCGGACTGGCCGACGGCGGAGCGACGGCCGGCGAGACGACCGACGGAGCGAGCGCCGGGGAGACGACAGAGCGCGCGATGGAGGACGGGACCACCGAGAGCGATGCCGGCGAGACGGACGACGAGCAGGCCGAGCCGGCGGGCGCCCACACCGAAGTGCCCGGCTTCGGTCCCCTCGAGGGCGTCGCGGGACTGCTCGGATCCCTCGCGCTGCTGTTCGTCGGAATCGGAGTCTCGCGGCGTCGATAG
- a CDS encoding MBL fold metallo-hydrolase, whose product MQVTLLGTGDTTGTPTPDCDCDTCEEARERGVERSRFSVHVRNERTGGSLLIDASPDFRHQFLTRHVGLPDEAIITHIHFDHLDGLGNAYRLFDDLPVHAADEVDPITDESVAGTIRSKYDYLDRVTVSDHPPLEPFSVCGLDVTLVPVEHPPLVCYGVVVEDPETGAKLSLTGDTSYAIPEASREALSDPDLLLADGIVPAHLCEHHPVGGDHHGPDGVARTFGTKHMTREGALALADDLDADETRLVHVSHFYPAEEAFEEPLALDGEQYRL is encoded by the coding sequence ATGCAGGTCACCCTCCTCGGCACCGGCGACACGACCGGGACGCCCACGCCGGACTGCGACTGCGACACCTGCGAAGAAGCCAGGGAACGGGGCGTCGAGCGCTCGCGGTTCTCGGTCCACGTCCGGAACGAGCGCACCGGCGGGTCGCTCCTGATCGACGCCAGCCCCGACTTCCGCCACCAGTTTCTGACCCGGCACGTGGGCCTCCCCGACGAGGCGATAATCACCCATATACATTTCGACCACCTCGACGGCCTAGGAAATGCGTACCGGCTGTTCGACGACCTGCCGGTCCACGCCGCCGACGAGGTCGACCCGATCACCGACGAGAGCGTCGCGGGCACGATCCGCTCGAAGTACGACTACCTCGACCGGGTGACCGTCAGCGACCACCCGCCGCTCGAACCCTTCTCGGTCTGCGGGCTCGACGTGACGCTGGTGCCGGTCGAGCACCCGCCGCTGGTCTGCTACGGCGTCGTCGTCGAGGACCCCGAGACCGGCGCGAAGCTCTCTCTGACCGGCGACACCAGCTACGCGATTCCCGAGGCGAGCCGCGAGGCGCTTTCCGACCCCGACCTGCTGCTGGCCGACGGCATCGTCCCCGCCCACCTCTGCGAGCACCACCCCGTCGGGGGCGACCACCACGGTCCGGACGGCGTCGCCCGGACGTTCGGCACCAAGCACATGACCCGCGAGGGAGCGCTGGCGCTGGCCGACGACCTCGACGCCGACGAGACCCGGCTCGTCCACGTCTCGCACTTCTATCCCGCCGAAGAGGCGTTCGAGGAACCGCTGGCGCTCGACGGCGAACAGTACCGGCTCTGA
- a CDS encoding ATP-binding protein: protein MSDAALDVVEFLLTASRYNDNRALDENDLPPRYRQVFWPDGATDATDRSGGDDSPLGIERPIRPTIENARRATGVENPWSAISELMFTDRDEFSGSLELTQPDMAEEWFLQRGEDRVLHNPVLADAFEDEVEGADYEAARDANRPVQADRAWIDGLLAQYFADEEEEEMLDLVDIRAPEEIETTLDDLVLTQDQEAEIHKIVKAIEHREYLAEIGLREIGKLLFVGPPGTGKTSTARALAYDLDLPFVEVKLSMITSQYLGETAKNVEKVFEVAKRLSPCILFMDEFDFVAKTRASDEHAAIKRAVNTLLKSIDNISLIQDDVLLIGATNHPDQLDAAAWRRFDEIVNFPKPDRQMRSDILRLITRPMEIVDFDPDELAEETEGLTGSDLRMVLREAVLDALTEERTALTQEDFVDAVQDFEERDNLKDLDMIEGDHDALVAGGDISGSGGASADGGHSHDHDH from the coding sequence ATGAGCGACGCGGCACTGGACGTCGTCGAATTTCTGCTCACCGCGAGCCGCTACAACGACAACCGAGCGCTTGACGAGAACGACCTTCCCCCGCGCTACCGGCAGGTGTTCTGGCCCGACGGCGCGACCGATGCGACCGACCGGTCCGGCGGCGACGACTCGCCGCTGGGCATCGAGCGCCCCATCCGCCCGACGATCGAGAACGCGCGCCGGGCGACCGGGGTCGAGAACCCCTGGAGCGCCATCTCCGAGCTGATGTTCACCGACCGCGACGAGTTCTCGGGGTCGCTCGAGCTCACCCAGCCCGACATGGCCGAGGAGTGGTTCCTCCAGCGCGGCGAGGACCGGGTGCTCCACAACCCGGTGCTGGCCGACGCCTTCGAGGACGAGGTCGAGGGCGCCGACTACGAGGCGGCCCGCGACGCCAACCGACCGGTGCAGGCCGACCGGGCGTGGATCGACGGGCTGCTCGCCCAGTACTTCGCCGACGAGGAGGAGGAGGAGATGCTCGACCTCGTGGACATCCGGGCGCCCGAGGAGATCGAGACCACGCTCGACGACCTGGTACTGACCCAGGACCAGGAGGCCGAGATACACAAGATCGTCAAGGCGATCGAGCACCGCGAGTACCTCGCGGAGATCGGCCTGCGGGAGATCGGCAAGCTGCTGTTCGTCGGCCCGCCGGGCACCGGGAAGACCTCGACCGCCCGGGCGCTGGCCTACGATCTCGACCTCCCGTTCGTGGAGGTCAAGCTGTCGATGATCACCAGCCAGTACCTCGGCGAGACCGCCAAGAACGTCGAGAAGGTGTTCGAGGTGGCCAAGCGGCTCTCGCCGTGCATCCTGTTCATGGACGAGTTCGACTTCGTGGCCAAGACCCGCGCGAGCGACGAGCACGCCGCCATCAAGCGCGCGGTCAACACCCTGCTCAAGTCCATCGACAACATCAGCCTCATCCAGGACGACGTGCTGCTCATCGGCGCGACCAACCACCCCGACCAGCTCGACGCCGCGGCCTGGCGGCGCTTCGACGAGATCGTCAACTTCCCGAAGCCCGACCGCCAGATGCGCTCGGACATCCTCCGGCTCATCACCCGGCCGATGGAGATCGTCGACTTCGACCCCGACGAGCTCGCCGAGGAGACCGAGGGGCTGACCGGCAGCGACCTCCGGATGGTGCTGCGCGAGGCGGTGCTCGACGCGCTGACCGAGGAGCGGACCGCGCTGACCCAGGAGGACTTCGTCGACGCCGTCCAGGACTTCGAGGAGCGGGACAACCTCAAGGACCTCGACATGATCGAGGGCGACCACGACGCGCTGGTCGCCGGCGGCGACATCTCGGGCTCGGGCGGCGCGAGCGCCGACGGCGGGCACAGCCACGACCACGACCACTGA
- a CDS encoding flippase activity-associated protein Agl23: MASKTETSRSTADVGETLTGFASRTQLVVVGITAVALLARFVSLGARVAHQDEARVAYWAYRFMENGAYEYRPIVHGPFLTIVNGHLFDLFGASDFTMRFVVALLGGLFPLSALLFRQRLRDSETVAMALLLAFNPLLLYYSRFYRNDLLLAGFMLVAFGFLVRAYDHRRPAFLYAGVASFALAFTTKENALVYPVCWLGALVLLWDHRLFVERAGERGLFATVWDRVKLTARGLADWWPHVTLAVFEFFAIFVFFYAPRNPDRLGTDAPGLYEALGNPTLLPAVVDEAIFGSWNAFVGQWGAGNEGSYLSAFKPLMVILGAGAIALVALAVIGFVVDRYADDLPRDVVSFGAYWGFASVLGYPVIVDNPFPWETIHMIVPLVVPAAVGLALIARLGLESVADGDAVAATAAALVLLLVAGQVGATAVSTSYLDSQSPDNELVQYAQSSSEMKPVLDQIRDVAQSNEGIDVMYYGDDPGFDGDNLHAPNPDSHAAPPAGDGWFARLPFAWYMELYGAETDSVKRASLLEGDKPPVVIALGDADSCAKEYDSAADIDQYMSGYHRYEVQRYLHDSGCVISSTVIYVDETAVDGNATAT; encoded by the coding sequence ATGGCATCGAAAACTGAGACCTCCCGGTCGACCGCGGACGTCGGCGAGACGCTGACCGGCTTCGCCTCCCGGACCCAACTCGTCGTGGTCGGCATCACCGCGGTCGCCCTGCTCGCCCGGTTCGTGAGCCTCGGCGCCCGCGTCGCCCACCAGGACGAGGCCCGGGTCGCCTACTGGGCCTACCGGTTCATGGAGAACGGCGCCTACGAGTACCGTCCCATCGTCCACGGCCCGTTCCTGACCATCGTGAACGGCCACCTGTTCGACCTGTTCGGCGCGTCGGACTTCACGATGCGGTTCGTGGTCGCGCTGCTTGGCGGGCTGTTCCCGCTGTCGGCGCTGCTGTTCCGCCAGCGGCTGCGCGACTCCGAGACCGTGGCGATGGCGCTGCTGCTGGCGTTCAACCCGCTCCTGCTGTACTACTCGCGGTTCTACCGCAACGACCTGCTGCTGGCGGGGTTCATGCTGGTGGCGTTCGGCTTCCTCGTCCGGGCGTACGACCACCGGCGGCCCGCGTTCCTCTACGCCGGGGTCGCGTCGTTCGCGCTCGCGTTCACCACCAAGGAGAACGCGCTGGTCTACCCGGTCTGCTGGCTCGGCGCGCTCGTCCTGCTCTGGGACCACCGGCTGTTCGTCGAACGGGCGGGCGAGCGCGGCCTGTTCGCGACGGTCTGGGACCGCGTCAAGCTGACCGCCCGCGGCCTCGCCGACTGGTGGCCCCACGTCACGCTGGCGGTGTTCGAGTTCTTCGCCATCTTCGTGTTCTTCTACGCGCCCCGCAACCCCGACCGGCTCGGCACCGACGCGCCCGGCCTCTACGAGGCGCTCGGGAACCCGACGCTGCTGCCGGCCGTCGTCGACGAGGCCATCTTCGGGTCGTGGAACGCGTTCGTCGGCCAGTGGGGCGCCGGCAACGAGGGGTCGTACCTCTCGGCGTTCAAACCGCTGATGGTGATCCTGGGGGCGGGCGCCATCGCGCTGGTCGCGCTCGCCGTCATCGGCTTCGTGGTCGACCGGTACGCCGACGACCTGCCCCGGGACGTCGTGTCGTTCGGCGCCTACTGGGGCTTCGCCAGCGTGCTCGGCTACCCGGTCATCGTGGACAACCCCTTCCCGTGGGAGACCATCCACATGATCGTCCCGCTGGTCGTCCCGGCCGCGGTCGGCCTCGCGCTCATCGCCCGCCTCGGCCTCGAGAGCGTGGCGGACGGCGACGCTGTCGCGGCGACCGCGGCCGCGCTGGTCCTGCTGCTCGTCGCCGGACAGGTCGGCGCCACCGCGGTCAGCACGTCGTACCTCGACTCCCAGAGCCCGGACAACGAACTGGTCCAGTACGCCCAGTCCTCCAGCGAGATGAAGCCCGTCCTCGACCAGATCCGGGATGTCGCGCAGTCGAACGAGGGCATCGACGTGATGTACTACGGCGACGACCCGGGCTTCGACGGCGACAACCTCCACGCGCCGAACCCCGACTCGCACGCCGCACCGCCGGCGGGCGACGGCTGGTTCGCCCGGCTACCGTTCGCGTGGTACATGGAGCTGTACGGCGCCGAGACCGACAGCGTGAAGCGGGCCTCACTGCTCGAGGGCGACAAGCCCCCGGTCGTCATCGCGCTCGGCGACGCCGACTCCTGCGCGAAGGAGTACGACAGCGCCGCCGACATCGACCAGTACATGTCGGGCTACCACCGCTACGAGGTCCAGCGGTACCTCCACGACAGCGGCTGCGTCATCAGCAGCACGGTCATCTACGTCGACGAGACCGCGGTGGACGGCAACGCGACCGCGACGTGA
- a CDS encoding thiolase family protein, with translation MGDDTTPVIAKAVRTPQGKEDGVYADVRSEDLSVPLIDTILEETGLDSDHIDDLMWGVAQQRDEQDNNVARVIALLSELGEGVPAASINRWCASSMQAVISASDAVRAGQREAIIAGGVENMSRVPMEGGYDSVHPRLAEMYNVGELQMGMTAEKVAEEYGISREQQDEYALRSQQRAAEAAESGRFDDEIVPIETDEGLVETDEGIRPDTSLEALSQLPTVFKGDGTVTPGNASQISDGAAATLVTSESFAEDHGLDVLAYVGDNNVAGVDPTVMGIGPVPATRGLLERTGESIDEFDLVELNEAFASQTVYSRDELGVDPEKFNVNGGAIALGHPLGASGARLPVTLVHEMEKRDAEKGLATLCVGFGQGAAITFERK, from the coding sequence ATGGGAGACGACACGACACCAGTCATCGCGAAGGCCGTCCGAACGCCGCAGGGCAAGGAAGACGGCGTCTACGCCGACGTCCGGAGCGAGGACCTCTCGGTGCCGCTGATCGACACCATCCTCGAGGAGACCGGCCTCGACAGCGACCACATCGACGACCTGATGTGGGGCGTCGCCCAGCAGCGCGACGAGCAGGACAACAACGTCGCCCGGGTCATCGCGCTCCTCTCGGAGCTCGGCGAGGGCGTACCCGCCGCCTCGATCAACCGCTGGTGCGCCTCGTCGATGCAGGCGGTCATCAGCGCGAGCGACGCCGTCCGTGCCGGCCAGCGCGAGGCCATCATCGCGGGCGGCGTCGAGAACATGAGCCGCGTGCCGATGGAGGGCGGCTACGACAGCGTCCACCCGCGGCTCGCGGAGATGTACAACGTCGGCGAGCTCCAGATGGGGATGACCGCCGAGAAGGTCGCCGAGGAGTACGGCATCAGCCGCGAGCAGCAGGACGAGTACGCGCTCCGGAGCCAGCAGCGCGCGGCCGAGGCCGCCGAGTCCGGCCGGTTCGACGACGAGATCGTCCCCATCGAGACCGACGAGGGCCTGGTCGAGACCGACGAGGGCATCCGGCCCGACACCAGCCTGGAGGCGCTCTCGCAGCTCCCGACCGTCTTCAAGGGCGACGGCACGGTCACGCCGGGCAACGCCTCCCAGATCTCCGACGGCGCGGCGGCGACGCTGGTCACCAGCGAGTCGTTCGCCGAGGACCACGGCCTCGACGTCCTGGCCTACGTCGGCGACAACAACGTCGCCGGCGTCGACCCGACCGTGATGGGCATCGGCCCGGTCCCGGCGACCCGGGGCCTGCTCGAGCGCACCGGCGAGTCCATCGACGAGTTCGACCTGGTGGAGCTCAACGAGGCGTTCGCCAGCCAGACGGTGTACTCCCGCGACGAACTCGGCGTCGACCCCGAGAAGTTCAACGTCAACGGCGGCGCCATCGCGCTGGGCCACCCGCTGGGCGCCTCCGGCGCCCGGCTGCCGGTGACGCTCGTCCACGAGATGGAGAAGCGCGACGCCGAGAAGGGCCTGGCGACCCTCTGCGTCGGCTTCGGGCAGGGCGCGGCCATCACGTTCGAGCGGAAGTAG